The Coffea eugenioides isolate CCC68of unplaced genomic scaffold, Ceug_1.0 ScVebR1_748;HRSCAF=1478, whole genome shotgun sequence DNA window cattctttctcaacaatttgaacaacggctcgcaTGTGGCAGTCAACTGGGCAATGAATCTCCCAATAAAATTGATCTTTCCTAAGAAACTTTTCACGTCTttctgagttttcggcactggcatatctcgaattgccttaatttttgctggatctatctctatgcctctCTTACTAATAATGAAGCCCAACAATTTACCAGCTGGTGCCCCAAAGgcgcatttcgcaggatttagcttcaaattgtactttcgCAACCTTTCGAACAGcttcttcaaatcaaccaaatggttCTCTGCtcttttagacttgattatgatgtcatccacgtagacctccatctcccggtggatcatatcatgaaacagGGTGGTCATGGTCCTTTGATACGTAGCTCCGGCATTCTTTAGACCAAATGGCATCACTCGGTAGCAAAACGTGCCCCAAGGGGTGATAAAAGCagtcttctccctatcctcttctgccatcaaaatcTGGTGGTATCCAGCGAAACAATCacaaaaagattcaatctcatgcCCAGCGGTATTGTCCAGGAGAATGTGAATATTTGGcagaggaaaatcatctttaggactggcctTATTGAGGTCTCTGTAATCAACACAAACTCGTacctctccattcttttttggaacagggactggattcgaaagccaaatagggtaatgggaaacaatgataatgttggttttgagttgtttttcgatttgctcttttattttgaggctcatatctggtttgaattttcgggatttttgttttacgggtggaaaagtaGGGTCTGTGGGCAACTTATGCACTACCACATCAGTTGAAataccagtcatatcatcataggaccatgcaaatacatcctggaacacagtcaagaattcaagcatctcctttttctgcctctcattcaaatgaatactaatttgcacctccttaacttcatctttagtgccaatgttaaccttttctgtttcttccaggttcggttttggtttctcctcatattgttcaaaatcctttgcaaaagaatcgaatacctcctcattatcactctcgctttggagctCGGATTCCCAGacctccaagtcgtgagtgatatagagattgccattattgaattccagaatagtgatatccaaagggtcaaatggttttatttttggccatctgaaagaattaacgaatgtgggataataagcaaacaaatatacaacaaacaaatgaacaagcaatatgacagaaatataaacaaaacaacatgacaagaacaacttgtgcattttcataaaccctttgattgaaagcgaaaaaccaaaaaacaagcgggaatgaaatgaaaacttaacaatattttcACGTGCAAACTTTAGTCAAAggtaaagatgctttcattagctatttacagatgcagaAGTATTTTCAGGAATTCGTATGAATGACAAACCCCTTTaagtttaccgaaactccttccgaaTGGGCAGAaactcggctgtccaattggaaATGGATCCTTCAGGGACGTCGGGAAACTCGGCCTCAGCTGGGAAACTGTCTTCAAATGTcgccccaacgaacaattgggccaaactagTTTCGATTCCGTCAACTGGGTTAATCTCTGATGTGATCACCTCGGTCGGTCGTGGAAAAGTATAATGCAGTGGTGGAATATCAAGGGCCCTTGGCCTGCCTTCTTTCTCTGCTCTCTTGCattccttcatttctttgatGTCTCTAGCGgttggtcggaaacccaaaccgaATGAATCCTTTTTCTCCACAATTTTCACTGGCTTCAGAATTCCTTGCAGATCACGTCCCAGCCCTTTATCAAACTCATATCCTCCGCGgatcatttccttagccatcatgacactggccttTGACAAAGCTCGTTCCTCTTTTGTTATCCAACTTACGGAGACGATATCAGCTGTGCTATGAGGGGTTACTATGGCGCTTCGGCTACCATCTTCTTTGGACCCAGAATCAGCAATCACGAGGCAATCCTCCTCGGCAAAGATAGTTATCAATTTGTCATTTACTATGAATTTCAACAATTGATGCAATGAAGAAGGCACAGCTCCGGACTTATGAATCCACGGCCTTCCAACCAAAACATTATAAACACTAGGAAAATGCATGACTTGGCAAGCTATCTGAAACTGTGCGGGCCCCATCTCGATGACTAAATCCACTTCTCCTATAGGTTCCCTTcgtgctccatcaaaacctctaACTATGGTCCCTGAGGGCCTCAGCTTGATATCTTGCAACCCTAGCTTTTCCAAGGTACTCCAAGGGCAGATATTAAGCGCAGATCCATTGTCAATCAACACCTTTGGCAAAATTTTCCCGTTGCAACTCACAGCTATGTACAGagccttgttatgtccaatgcctttTGCCGGTAATTCATCATCAGAGAAAgtaatttgttttgtaaataacaCACTCCCAACCACATGTGAGAAATTAGCAACCGAAATGTccttagggatttgagctttggTCAGCATTTCGAGCAACGCATCCCTATGCATATCCGAAGAAAAGAGCAGATCCAACATGGATATTTGGGCGGGCGACTTGCTTAGCTTCTCGACTACAATATATTCACTTCTTtggagccttttaagaaaatccaaggcTTCCTTCTCAGTAACTGTTGGTTTAGCAGGCAGCTCGGGGTTATTTACTTGAATCGGAACGGTAGCTCCAAACGGACTTGCAATCCTCCCAGATCTGGTGACCACTGACACCTCTTCTTTGGCAATTGACTTTTCTCCAATTTGTATGACAGGTTCATCGTAGTTCCACGGCACTCGCTGCAAACTCAAAACAGGCTCCTGCTCTGGGAATTCGATGACCACTGGCTCCAAAGCCTTGCTCTCAGCTAGAGtgagatccaaaataaaaggtCTTTTATCCTCCTCAAATGGCACCTCCATTATAAATggttggtctgtgaccccaaa harbors:
- the LOC113758826 gene encoding uncharacterized protein LOC113758826 produces the protein MVPPPTYPYGMPAWYNPQAVCAYHSGAPGHSTVDCKALKHRIQDMIEAREIVIRKKEAQGTNINRNPLPEHANTIGVILDDAEYEEQVQKLAREAEVFGVTDQPFIMEVPFEEDKRPFILDLTLAESKALEPVVIEFPEQEPVLSLQRVPWNYDEPVIQIGEKSIAKEEVSVVTRSGRIASPFGATVPIQVNNPELPAKPTVTEKEALDFLKRLQRSEYIVVEKLSKSPAQISMLDLLFSSDMHRDALLEMLTKAQIPKDISVANFSHVVGSVLFTKQITFSDDELPAKGIGHNKALYIAVSCNGKILPKVLIDNGSALNICPWSTLEKLGLQDIKLRPSGTIVRGFDGARREPIGEVDLVIEMGPAQFQIACQVMHFPSVYNVLVGRPWIHKSGAVPSSLHQLLKFIVNDKLITIFAEEDCLVIADSGSKEDGSRSAIVTPHSTADIVSVSWITKEERALSKASVMMAKEMIRGGYEFDKGLGRDLQGILKPVKIVEKKDSFGLGFRPTARDIKEMKECKRAEKEGRPRALDIPPLHYTFPRPTEVITSEINPVDGIETSLAQLFVGATFEDSFPAEAEFPDVPEGSISNWTAEFLPIRKEFR